TGGGTGAAGAAAAAATACAAAGTTGTCGTGTCACGCGTGGGTATACTTTTAACAAGAATAACAACCAAAGTTTTGAAACAGCGCGGCCCCTAGAAGAGTCTCCTGAATTGTTTTATCGGATTAAAGCCTTAGAAAGGCCCTTTTTGCCTCTTTCAAGCGATCCGCTTTACCAGAACCTTGTGCTCCTGTTGGAAGAAGCCATTCTCAAAGCCCAGACTCCGTCTAAAGAGTCTATCGCCATAGCATGTAATGCCTTCAATCGTGGCCAGAGTCTGTTTGATTTTGTCTACCCAGATGACAAAGTACTGTATCTGCTGTTAAGAGATCTTTCGTTCACAATTGAACGAATGACTGGAGAGCTCTCAAAATGGCAGGACAAACCATTAGACTCAATCGATTTATAGCACAAGCCGGGGTTTGCTCGCGCCGGAAGGCCGACTTTCATATCGACTCCGGTGACGTTAAAGTTAATGGCCAAAAAGTTTACGAACTAGGGGTCAAAGTAGATCCCGATCGAGACAGAGTGGAGTTTCAAGGCAAACACATTCAGGTCAACTCTGAGAAACTGTATTTGGCTTTCTACAAACCACGGCATGTTGTTACCACTCTCCATGATCCCGAAGACCGACCGTGCATCGGCGATTACCTTAAAAAAATGAAAACCAGGGTTTACCCTGTAGGTCGCTTGGACTGGGATTCAGAGGGCCTTTTGATTCTAACGAACGACGGAGATTATTCGGAAAGAGTTCTTAGCCCTAAAGGAGCAGTTCCGAAAACCTATAAAGTCAAAATTAGCCAGTCCCTTACCGAAAA
This genomic window from Bdellovibrionales bacterium CG10_big_fil_rev_8_21_14_0_10_45_34 contains:
- a CDS encoding rRNA pseudouridine synthase; its protein translation is MAGQTIRLNRFIAQAGVCSRRKADFHIDSGDVKVNGQKVYELGVKVDPDRDRVEFQGKHIQVNSEKLYLAFYKPRHVVTTLHDPEDRPCIGDYLKKMKTRVYPVGRLDWDSEGLLILTNDGDYSERVLSPKGAVPKTYKVKISQSLTENQIGKLQRGVSIEGGGRVRVDTIRRLKPPKGDTKVGRSMSTDAQWVEVIISEGKNRQIRKMFEKLRIDVQKLQRVAIGRLKIGTLKPGELRPLNERQVRMSLQGLEEQPQRHFRKTKIQRRTRK